One genomic segment of Sminthopsis crassicaudata isolate SCR6 chromosome 4, ASM4859323v1, whole genome shotgun sequence includes these proteins:
- the POU3F2 gene encoding POU domain, class 3, transcription factor 2, with protein MATAASNHYSLLTSSASIVHAEPPGGMQQGTGGYREAQSLVQGDYAALQSNGHPLSHAHQWITALSHGGGGGGGGGGGGGGGGGGGGGGGDGSPWSTSPLGQPDIKPSVVVQQPGRGDELHGPGSLQQQQQHQQQQQQQQQQQQQQQQQQRPPHLVHHAANHHPGPGAWRSAAAAAHLPPSMGASNGGLLYSQPSFTVNGMLGAGGQPTGLHHHGLRDAHDEQHHGEHHPHPHSHPHQQPPPPPPPPQGPPGHPGPHHDPHSDEDTPTSDDLEQFAKQFKQRRIKLGFTQADVGLALGTLYGNVFSQTTICRFEALQLSFKNMCKLKPLLNKWLEEADSSSGSPTSIDKIAAQGRKRKKRTSIEVSVKGALESHFLKCPKPSAQEITSLADSLQLEKEVVRVWFCNRRQKEKRMTPPGGTLPGAEDVYGGSRDTPPHHGVQTPVQ; from the coding sequence ATGGCGACCGCAGCGTCTAACCACTATAGCCTGCTCACCTCCAGCGCCTCCATCGTGCACGCCGAGCCGCCGGGCGGCATGCAGCAAGGCACTGGAGGATACCGAGAGGCGCAGAGCCTGGTGCAGGGCGACTACGCCGCGCTGCAGAGCAACGGGCACCCGCTCAGCCACGCTCACCAGTGGATCACCGCGCTGTCCCACGGTGGCGGCGGCGGAGGCGGCGGCGGAGGAGGAggcggcgggggcgggggcggcggcGGGGGCGGTGGAGACGGCTCCCCTTGGTCCACTAGCCCCCTGGGCCAGCCGGACATCAAACCCTCGGTGGTGGTACAGCAACCGGGGCGTGGAGACGAGCTTCACGGGCCAGGATCcctgcagcagcagcaacaacaccagcagcagcagcaacagcagcagcagcagcagcagcaacagcaacagcagcagcggCCGCCGCATCTGGTACACCACGCCGCCAACCATCACCCGGGGCCCGGGGCATGGAGGAGCGCGGCTGCAGCGGCTCACCTCCCTCCCAGTATGGGAGCGTCCAACGGGGGCTTGCTCTACTCGCAGCCCAGCTTCACGGTGAACGGCATGTTGGGCGCTGGGGGCCAGCCCACGGGGCTCCATCACCATGGCCTACGGGACGCCCACGACGAGCAGCACCACGGGGAACACCACCCGCACCCGCATTCCCACCCGCATCAGCaacccccgcccccgcccccgcccccgcagGGCCCTCCAGGTCACCCAGGGCCCCACCACGATCCACACTCGGATGAGGACACGCCGACCTCGGATGACCTGGAGCAGTTCGCCAAGCAGTTCAAGCAGCGACGGATCAAACTGGGATTTACCCAAGCGGACGTAGGACTGGCTCTGGGTACCTTGTACGGGAACGTGTTTTCGCAGACCACCATCTGTAGGTTCGAGGCCCTGCAGCTGAGCTTCAAGAACATGTGCAAGCTGAAGCCTTTGTTGAACAAGTGGTTGGAGGAGGCGGACTCGTCCTCGGGCAGTCCCACCAGCATAGACAAGATCGCAGCCCAAGGGCGCAAGCGGAAAAAGAGGACCTCCATCGAGGTGAGCGTCAAGGGGGCTCTGGAAAGCCATTTCCTCAAATGTCCCAAGCCCTCGGCCCAGGAGATCACCTCCCTGGCGGACAGCTTACAACTGGAGAAGGAGGTGGTGAGAGTTTGGTTTTGTAacaggagacagaaagagaaaaggatgacTCCTCCGGGAGGGACTCTGCCGGGAGCCGAGGATGTATACGGGGGGAGTAGGGACACGCCACCACATCACGGGGTGCAAACTCCAGTCCAGTga